One genomic window of Carassius auratus strain Wakin chromosome 14, ASM336829v1, whole genome shotgun sequence includes the following:
- the LOC113113614 gene encoding lisH domain-containing protein C1711.05-like isoform X2 — protein MNSNITDASQDELIKLIYHHLKDNGYKKAANVLRKHAPQVETEEVKASLSDIFKKWGSSDDGDVDPKKSASSKTTSGLAKKSTKQKKKETVTKPRERKKSVPPLAGNDSDSDSSLDVEKWRKMVSQLSDADRVKMDVLSILEDPPVSSAKSSAKGRTTKKPARAKKEANPAKKGKTSTPAKKSTSKPDDIPLTTDTSETPSKKSKDKDSVALSESHEVKTPSKKAGNKTNSIISGLDVVKTPKKTKAKATNLSDTPEAHHEMNGLLKTSKTASPLTRTKEVGVTDSEANTTPKRVHFKKDNGFSEQAETSVCKDIDTSETSSIENPSKKAKKKKSQSESSNVETDNSPLNMKAASKLLETDATMDASSDQSETPSKKVKNKKPVPDETPSKKVKAKKTQGPSEIDQETTSEKPDASLEFSSSKKNKLKASKSHSETVEPETPSKKAKAKKVKSTEDPAEEETTGKKPKTAASDADLPRSDSTNSSSTKRRSKAADAVEIQNDAPSETPLKSSKSQAKTVDGDGLGNEETCSQDLKTPSKKRKHKREEACDVPAPEEATPEPKKTKKDKEKKKSKESENTDVLQPPAAAEEEEEASVPVETSQKKKKKKKKKERDEETEEMIPDDPPVSAPDEEEVVHRKKKKSSKEKRLSSDETHGVNST, from the exons ATGAACTCAAATATTACAGACGCCTCGCAGGACGAGCTGATCAAATTAATATATCACCATTTAAAGGACAACGGCTACAAGAAAGCAGCCAACGTGCTGAGAAAGCACGCGCCCCAG GTTGAAACTGAAGAAGTGAAAGCATCCTTGAGCGACATCTTTAAGAAGTGGGGAAG CTCAGATGATGGAGATG TGGATCCAAAAAAGTCTGCGAGCAGCAAGACGACTTCAGGATTGGCCAAAAAATCAACG aaacagaagaaaaaagaaaccgtGACAAAACCGAGGGAAAGAAAAAAGTCGGTGCCTCCTTTGGCAGGGAACGATTCTGATTCAGACTCGAGTTTAGATGTGGAGAAGTGGAGGAAAATGGTTTCTCAGTTATCAG ATGCTGATCGAGTGAAGATGGATGTTCTCTCGATCTTGGAAGACCCTCCGGTCTCATCTGCAAAGTCTTCAGCAAAGGGAAGGACGACAAAGAAGCCGGCGAGAGCTAAAAAAGAGGCAAACCCAGCCAAGAAGGGAAAGACCAGTACACCAGCAAAGAAATCGACTTCCAAACCTGACGACATTCCCCTAACAACTGACACATCTGAGACTCCTTCAAAAAAGTCAAAAGACAAAGACTCTGTAGCTCTTTCTGAATCTCATGAAGTTAAGACACCATCCAAAAAGGCTGGGAATAAGACAAATAGTATTATCTCAGGTCTTGATGTGGTTAAGACCCCTAAAAAAACAAAGGCTAAAGCCACAAACTTATCTGATACACCAGAAGCACACCATGAAATGAATGGACTCTTAAAAACTAGCAAAACAGCCTCTCCGCTGACCAGGACTAAAGAGGTTGGTGTAACAGATTCAGAAGCCAATACGACTCCTAAAAGAGTTCACTTTAAAAAAGATAATGGTTTTTCAGAGCAAGCTGAGACCAGTGTTTGCAAAGATATTGATACCTCAGAAACCAGCAGCATTGAAAATCCGTCAAAAAAGGCTAAAAAGAAGAAAAGCCAATCTGAAAGCAGTAATGTTGAAACTGACAATAGTCCCTTAAATATGAAAGCTGCTAGCAAGCTGCTAGAAACTGACGCTACGATGGACGCTAGCTCTGACCAATCAGAGACGCCatcaaaaaaagtgaaaaacaagAAGCCCGTTCCCGATGAGACTCCTTCAAAGAAGGTTAAAGCTAAGAAAACCCAAGGCCCTTCTGAGATTGACCAAGAAACGACATCGGAGAAACCTGATGCTTCTCTAGAATTCTCTTCATCTAAAAAGAACAAACTTAAGGCAAGTAAAAGCCATTCAGAAACCGTTGAGCCTGAAACGCCATCAAAAAAAGCTAAAGCCAAGAAAGTTAAAAGCACCGAAGACCCTGCCGAGGAGGAAACGACCGGTAAGAAACCCAAAACAGCCGCATCGGATGCTGATCTCCCGCGGTCTGACTCCACAAACAGCTCTTCGACGAAAAGAAGAAGCAAGGCTGCTGATGCTGTGGAGATCCAGAATGACGCTCCTTCAGAAACACCCttaaaaagtagtaaatctcaagcGAAGACTGTAGATGGTGATGGTCTGGGAAATGAGGAAACCTGTAGTCAGGATCTAAAAACTccttccaaaaaaagaaaacacaaaagggAAGAAGCGTGTGATGTCCCAGCACCGGAGGAGGCCACGCCTGAGCCCAAGAAGACCaagaaagacaaagagaagaagaaaagcaAGGAGAGTGAAAACACAGATGTTCTTcaaccaccagcagcagcagaagaagaagaagaagcatccGTTCCTGTAGAAACGAGTCAGAAGAAaaaga agaagaagaaaaagaaggagaGAGATGAAGAAACCGAGGAGATGATCCCTGATGATCCTCCTGTATCTGCTCCAGATGAGGAGGAGGTCGTGCACAGAAAG AAAAAGAAGTCTTCAAAAGAGAAACGGCTCAGTAGTGATGAAACTCATGGAGTCAACAGCACATAA
- the LOC113113614 gene encoding lisH domain-containing protein C1711.05-like isoform X1: MNSNITDASQDELIKLIYHHLKDNGYKKAANVLRKHAPQVETEEVKASLSDIFKKWGSSDDGDVVDPKKSASSKTTSGLAKKSTKQKKKETVTKPRERKKSVPPLAGNDSDSDSSLDVEKWRKMVSQLSDADRVKMDVLSILEDPPVSSAKSSAKGRTTKKPARAKKEANPAKKGKTSTPAKKSTSKPDDIPLTTDTSETPSKKSKDKDSVALSESHEVKTPSKKAGNKTNSIISGLDVVKTPKKTKAKATNLSDTPEAHHEMNGLLKTSKTASPLTRTKEVGVTDSEANTTPKRVHFKKDNGFSEQAETSVCKDIDTSETSSIENPSKKAKKKKSQSESSNVETDNSPLNMKAASKLLETDATMDASSDQSETPSKKVKNKKPVPDETPSKKVKAKKTQGPSEIDQETTSEKPDASLEFSSSKKNKLKASKSHSETVEPETPSKKAKAKKVKSTEDPAEEETTGKKPKTAASDADLPRSDSTNSSSTKRRSKAADAVEIQNDAPSETPLKSSKSQAKTVDGDGLGNEETCSQDLKTPSKKRKHKREEACDVPAPEEATPEPKKTKKDKEKKKSKESENTDVLQPPAAAEEEEEASVPVETSQKKKKKKKKKERDEETEEMIPDDPPVSAPDEEEVVHRKKKKSSKEKRLSSDETHGVNST, encoded by the exons ATGAACTCAAATATTACAGACGCCTCGCAGGACGAGCTGATCAAATTAATATATCACCATTTAAAGGACAACGGCTACAAGAAAGCAGCCAACGTGCTGAGAAAGCACGCGCCCCAG GTTGAAACTGAAGAAGTGAAAGCATCCTTGAGCGACATCTTTAAGAAGTGGGGAAG CTCAGATGATGGAGATG TAGTGGATCCAAAAAAGTCTGCGAGCAGCAAGACGACTTCAGGATTGGCCAAAAAATCAACG aaacagaagaaaaaagaaaccgtGACAAAACCGAGGGAAAGAAAAAAGTCGGTGCCTCCTTTGGCAGGGAACGATTCTGATTCAGACTCGAGTTTAGATGTGGAGAAGTGGAGGAAAATGGTTTCTCAGTTATCAG ATGCTGATCGAGTGAAGATGGATGTTCTCTCGATCTTGGAAGACCCTCCGGTCTCATCTGCAAAGTCTTCAGCAAAGGGAAGGACGACAAAGAAGCCGGCGAGAGCTAAAAAAGAGGCAAACCCAGCCAAGAAGGGAAAGACCAGTACACCAGCAAAGAAATCGACTTCCAAACCTGACGACATTCCCCTAACAACTGACACATCTGAGACTCCTTCAAAAAAGTCAAAAGACAAAGACTCTGTAGCTCTTTCTGAATCTCATGAAGTTAAGACACCATCCAAAAAGGCTGGGAATAAGACAAATAGTATTATCTCAGGTCTTGATGTGGTTAAGACCCCTAAAAAAACAAAGGCTAAAGCCACAAACTTATCTGATACACCAGAAGCACACCATGAAATGAATGGACTCTTAAAAACTAGCAAAACAGCCTCTCCGCTGACCAGGACTAAAGAGGTTGGTGTAACAGATTCAGAAGCCAATACGACTCCTAAAAGAGTTCACTTTAAAAAAGATAATGGTTTTTCAGAGCAAGCTGAGACCAGTGTTTGCAAAGATATTGATACCTCAGAAACCAGCAGCATTGAAAATCCGTCAAAAAAGGCTAAAAAGAAGAAAAGCCAATCTGAAAGCAGTAATGTTGAAACTGACAATAGTCCCTTAAATATGAAAGCTGCTAGCAAGCTGCTAGAAACTGACGCTACGATGGACGCTAGCTCTGACCAATCAGAGACGCCatcaaaaaaagtgaaaaacaagAAGCCCGTTCCCGATGAGACTCCTTCAAAGAAGGTTAAAGCTAAGAAAACCCAAGGCCCTTCTGAGATTGACCAAGAAACGACATCGGAGAAACCTGATGCTTCTCTAGAATTCTCTTCATCTAAAAAGAACAAACTTAAGGCAAGTAAAAGCCATTCAGAAACCGTTGAGCCTGAAACGCCATCAAAAAAAGCTAAAGCCAAGAAAGTTAAAAGCACCGAAGACCCTGCCGAGGAGGAAACGACCGGTAAGAAACCCAAAACAGCCGCATCGGATGCTGATCTCCCGCGGTCTGACTCCACAAACAGCTCTTCGACGAAAAGAAGAAGCAAGGCTGCTGATGCTGTGGAGATCCAGAATGACGCTCCTTCAGAAACACCCttaaaaagtagtaaatctcaagcGAAGACTGTAGATGGTGATGGTCTGGGAAATGAGGAAACCTGTAGTCAGGATCTAAAAACTccttccaaaaaaagaaaacacaaaagggAAGAAGCGTGTGATGTCCCAGCACCGGAGGAGGCCACGCCTGAGCCCAAGAAGACCaagaaagacaaagagaagaagaaaagcaAGGAGAGTGAAAACACAGATGTTCTTcaaccaccagcagcagcagaagaagaagaagaagcatccGTTCCTGTAGAAACGAGTCAGAAGAAaaaga agaagaagaaaaagaaggagaGAGATGAAGAAACCGAGGAGATGATCCCTGATGATCCTCCTGTATCTGCTCCAGATGAGGAGGAGGTCGTGCACAGAAAG AAAAAGAAGTCTTCAAAAGAGAAACGGCTCAGTAGTGATGAAACTCATGGAGTCAACAGCACATAA